From a region of the Gammaproteobacteria bacterium genome:
- a CDS encoding ABC transporter ATP-binding protein — protein sequence MIVIKDLQLLRGGKTLLDKANATIYPGTKVGLVGSNGCGKSSLFALMRGQLHQDLGDFSFPSQWQVAWVKQETPADNTSALDYCIDGDTQYRQFEQRLVAAEQTDDGHQIAEMHAAIDNINGYSIAARAGELLHGLGFSDQQLHLPVSSFSGGWRMRLNLAQALLCRSDLLLLDEPTNHLDLDTVLWLEKWLQNYPGTLVLISHDRDFLDNVVNQIAHIEQQTIFNYSGNYSAFERLRSEKLALQQSMHEKQVKERAHMQSFVDRFRYKASKAKQAQSRLKALEKLSLIGPAHVDSQFTFKFFQPDQLPTPLIQMEKLSAGYGEIEILKSIKLNLVPGSRIGLLGRNGAGKSTLIKLLAGEINQQAGKLIRAGDLTIGYFAQHQLDALRKQDTALEHMVRLAPDKNEQELRNYLGSFGFIGDMATTAIAPFSGGEKARLALAILTWQRPNLLLLDEPTNHLDIEMRLALTMSLQEFSGAMVIVSHDRHLLRATTDEFYLVDNQKVEPFAGDLDDYHRWLSEQQKEQRAADKLAISSKKSSEKPSEIKIDRKELKRKQAEFRKLIQPLKKQFTKVDLDMERHTVQLSEIEQQLADPELYQAENKAKLSPLLLQQGELKSTMEDLEMQWLDLQEQIDQQEADFNLACGV from the coding sequence ATGATAGTTATTAAAGATCTGCAGTTGCTGCGTGGCGGCAAGACCCTACTCGATAAAGCCAATGCCACCATCTACCCCGGAACCAAGGTTGGTTTGGTTGGTTCAAACGGTTGTGGCAAGTCGAGTTTATTTGCCTTAATGCGTGGGCAACTGCATCAAGATCTTGGCGACTTTTCATTTCCATCACAATGGCAGGTTGCTTGGGTAAAACAAGAAACGCCGGCCGACAATACCAGCGCGCTCGATTACTGTATTGACGGCGATACCCAGTACCGTCAGTTTGAGCAGCGCTTAGTCGCCGCAGAGCAAACTGATGACGGTCATCAAATTGCAGAAATGCATGCTGCCATTGATAATATCAACGGTTATAGCATTGCCGCGCGTGCTGGTGAATTACTGCATGGACTTGGTTTTAGCGACCAACAGCTGCATTTGCCCGTGTCGAGCTTTTCAGGGGGCTGGCGAATGCGCCTTAACCTTGCCCAAGCACTGCTATGCCGCTCTGATTTATTATTGCTTGATGAGCCCACTAACCACCTCGATTTAGACACGGTATTGTGGTTAGAAAAATGGCTCCAAAATTACCCTGGCACCTTGGTCTTAATTTCTCATGATCGTGACTTTCTCGATAATGTTGTTAACCAAATAGCCCACATTGAGCAGCAAACGATCTTTAATTACAGCGGTAATTACAGCGCCTTTGAACGCCTGCGCAGTGAAAAGCTTGCTTTGCAGCAAAGCATGCATGAAAAGCAAGTTAAAGAACGCGCCCACATGCAAAGTTTTGTTGACCGTTTCCGCTATAAAGCCAGCAAAGCCAAGCAGGCTCAAAGCAGACTTAAAGCGCTCGAAAAACTGTCTTTGATTGGTCCTGCTCACGTTGACAGCCAATTTACGTTCAAGTTTTTCCAACCGGACCAATTGCCAACACCATTAATTCAAATGGAAAAGTTGTCGGCGGGTTACGGTGAGATTGAAATATTGAAATCGATTAAGCTTAATTTAGTGCCAGGCTCGCGCATTGGTTTGCTTGGTCGTAACGGCGCTGGTAAGTCGACCCTGATTAAGTTATTAGCCGGTGAAATAAACCAGCAAGCTGGTAAGCTTATTCGTGCTGGTGATTTAACCATAGGTTATTTCGCCCAGCATCAACTTGACGCACTGCGCAAGCAAGATACCGCTTTAGAGCATATGGTGCGGTTAGCCCCAGACAAAAACGAGCAAGAACTGCGTAATTACCTTGGCAGCTTTGGTTTTATTGGCGACATGGCTACGACAGCAATCGCGCCATTTTCAGGCGGCGAAAAAGCGCGGCTGGCACTGGCAATCTTAACGTGGCAACGACCTAATCTATTATTACTTGATGAACCAACCAACCACCTCGATATCGAGATGCGCTTGGCGCTAACCATGTCATTGCAAGAATTTAGCGGCGCGATGGTAATCGTGTCGCACGATCGCCATTTATTACGGGCTACTACCGATGAGTTTTACCTCGTTGACAACCAAAAAGTAGAGCCCTTTGCTGGCGATTTAGATGACTATCATCGCTGGCTTAGTGAGCAACAAAAAGAGCAGCGCGCCGCCGACAAATTGGCAATATCGAGTAAAAAGTCGAGCGAAAAACCGAGCGAAATTAAAATTGATCGCAAAGAACTAAAACGTAAACAGGCCGAGTTTCGCAAATTAATCCAGCCACTCAAAAAGCAGTTTACCAAGGTTGATTTGGACATGGAACGTCATACAGTACAGCTCTCTGAAATAGAGCAGCAACTGGCGGACCCAGAGTTATATCAAGCCGAGAATAAAGCGAAACTATCGCCATTGCTGCTGCAACAAGGCGAATTAAAGTCAACGATGGAAGATCTAGAAATGCAATGGCTCGATCTGCAAGAACAGATTGACCAGCAAGAAGCAGACTTTAACTTGGCCTGTGGCGTTTAA
- a CDS encoding YheV family putative metal-binding protein, with protein sequence MSSRLKKRFIAGASCPKCKAMDSIMLFMENDVEKIECVECHHQQSQVSNEVAKAAQAPDQVIGIFKPE encoded by the coding sequence ATGTCATCGCGACTAAAAAAACGCTTTATTGCTGGCGCAAGCTGCCCTAAATGTAAAGCGATGGATAGCATTATGCTGTTTATGGAAAATGATGTAGAAAAAATTGAATGTGTTGAATGTCATCATCAACAGTCGCAAGTAAGCAACGAGGTAGCTAAGGCCGCTCAGGCACCGGATCAGGTGATCGGGATATTTAAACCCGAATAA
- a CDS encoding phosphoribulokinase produces MSELHPIIAITGSSGAGTSSSASAFTHIFRKLGVKVSYTEGDSFHRFTRPEMDLAIRKSKEGHSNISYFGPDANNFGQLEDLFETYGNTGTGQIRRYLHTFDEAVPYNQMPGTFTPFQPLEPDSDLLFYEGLHGGVVTDDCNVAKHVDLLIGMVPIVNLEWIQKIIRDTHDRGHTREKVMESIVTSMDDYINYITPQFSRTHINFQRVPTVDTSNPFSAKDIPSLDESFVVIRFRGVSTTDFPYYLQMIDGSFMSRINTLVVPGGKMKLAMELILTPLIRSIVERKRKISQEQSTTND; encoded by the coding sequence ATGTCTGAGCTTCATCCGATAATTGCAATTACAGGTTCATCTGGAGCTGGCACTTCATCGTCGGCGTCGGCGTTCACGCATATTTTTAGGAAGTTAGGCGTTAAAGTATCCTATACCGAGGGCGACAGTTTTCATCGCTTCACCCGGCCCGAAATGGATTTGGCGATTCGAAAATCAAAAGAAGGACATAGTAATATTTCCTATTTTGGCCCTGATGCTAATAATTTTGGCCAACTTGAAGATCTATTTGAGACCTATGGCAATACGGGAACCGGTCAAATCAGACGCTACCTGCATACCTTTGACGAAGCCGTACCCTACAACCAAATGCCCGGTACCTTCACCCCATTTCAGCCGTTAGAGCCAGACTCTGACCTGTTATTTTATGAAGGTCTGCATGGGGGAGTGGTGACCGATGATTGCAATGTCGCCAAGCATGTTGATTTACTGATTGGCATGGTGCCGATTGTCAATTTAGAGTGGATTCAAAAGATCATCCGCGATACGCACGATCGTGGTCATACCCGTGAAAAAGTGATGGAATCAATTGTCACCAGCATGGATGATTATATTAATTATATTACGCCGCAATTTTCTCGGACCCACATTAATTTTCAACGTGTGCCAACCGTCGATACCTCAAACCCTTTTAGCGCTAAAGACATACCAAGTCTTGATGAAAGTTTTGTGGTGATTAGGTTTCGTGGCGTCAGCACGACAGACTTCCCCTACTATCTGCAAATGATCGATGGCTCATTTATGTCGCGGATTAATACGCTAGTTGTACCGGGAGGAAAAATGAAATTGGCGATGGAGTTAATATTAACCCCGTTAATTCGCAGTATTGTTGAACGAAAAAGAAAAATAAGTCAGGAACAATCAACAA
- a CDS encoding SlyX family protein, whose translation MNEQAQQRLTELEMKVAFQDETINVLSDEIATLNEALDRQRTQLEYLASRLGDIAQPEQGSQTAEPPPPHY comes from the coding sequence ATGAACGAACAAGCACAACAGCGGTTAACGGAACTCGAAATGAAAGTCGCGTTCCAAGATGAAACTATTAATGTTTTAAGTGATGAAATAGCGACGCTTAATGAAGCGCTAGATCGTCAACGCACTCAGCTCGAATATTTAGCAAGTCGCTTAGGCGATATAGCGCAACCTGAACAGGGCAGCCAAACCGCCGAGCCGCCACCACCACATTATTAA
- a CDS encoding TIGR02444 family protein, protein MNTAYHSDSHIQLDPAELWQYSLDHYAKVDDLLLALQDQYQLNINLFLLCGYAQQQGCAIDEMQLANLVAQCQQWQEQLISPFRALRRSLKVSISQTDYQAMLTMELALEKQQQYQLVNSLPELPTNNPEAQANILSCLIFSGIALEQLTEQQMGQLMTIND, encoded by the coding sequence ATGAATACGGCCTACCACAGCGACAGTCACATTCAACTTGACCCCGCTGAGCTGTGGCAATACAGCCTAGATCATTACGCCAAGGTTGATGACTTGTTATTGGCGCTGCAAGACCAATATCAACTGAACATTAATCTGTTTTTACTTTGTGGTTATGCCCAGCAACAAGGCTGTGCGATTGATGAAATGCAGTTAGCAAACTTAGTGGCCCAGTGTCAGCAGTGGCAAGAGCAACTTATTAGCCCTTTTAGAGCGCTCAGGCGCTCACTGAAGGTTAGCATTAGCCAAACTGATTATCAGGCGATGTTAACCATGGAGCTTGCCTTAGAAAAGCAGCAACAGTATCAATTGGTTAACAGTTTGCCCGAACTGCCAACCAACAACCCAGAAGCTCAGGCCAATATTCTAAGTTGTTTAATCTTTAGCGGCATCGCCTTAGAGCAGTTAACAGAACAACAAATGGGTCAGTTAATGACCATTAACGATTAA
- a CDS encoding YheU family protein — protein sequence MIIPHQQLAHDTLDSLLEEHALRDGTDYGESEVSLSEKVAQLRCQLASGEIVLVYSELHESVNLMLKSDLNLT from the coding sequence ATGATTATCCCGCACCAACAATTAGCCCACGACACACTCGATTCCTTGCTTGAAGAACACGCGTTACGCGATGGTACCGACTACGGCGAATCAGAAGTAAGCTTAAGCGAAAAAGTGGCACAATTACGCTGCCAACTCGCCAGTGGCGAGATAGTTTTAGTCTATTCAGAACTGCATGAATCGGTAAATTTAATGCTTAAAAGCGATTTAAATTTGACCTAA